A genome region from Thermomonospora amylolytica includes the following:
- a CDS encoding ABC transporter substrate-binding protein, which yields MARRAGSAWVAGIGVVVLALAGCGAESTGSAPRAGGTLQVVGAEDVEHLDPASAGGVHAYGLNRVFARTLLATGASNNFDETVPVQADVAERVPTKENGGISKDGKTYTVRLRGDVQWDTRPARAVVAEDFVRGFERLCNPAAPSPYREYYIATVEGMAEFCDGYQEVPDDDAEAMAAYQKEHSIAGVKADGDRTLVFTLIRPATDFLNMLALPSAVAAPEEYDRYVPDGPEFRRNTISNGPYRIASYQPGRSYVLEHNPAWRAASDPLRERHVDRIRITFGVNDPEEVQRQIERGTADLSWDQPVPVAAIRRLRGTDGFTFRQVPGIAPYLVMDGRNGPTADRRVRQAVQYAVDRTAVIRAFGGPEAARPLHTLIAPGNTGYFEHIAYPSPGDAGDPARCQDLLGKAGHEDGLELTLAAHGHEDVAEAVKESLADCGIKIELRDEETDADLALVTPRPDWFGNNGRSALAPLLEDHPDLYVRHMLKESLNASALDRATGLWNQLDRLAMQNASIVPLVDRAVPIQHSARVRGARFLPPAQTYDYTRLWLTQH from the coding sequence ATGGCTCGGAGGGCTGGGAGCGCCTGGGTCGCGGGGATCGGCGTCGTCGTGCTCGCGCTGGCCGGGTGCGGGGCGGAGAGTACGGGCTCGGCGCCTCGGGCGGGGGGAACGCTGCAGGTCGTCGGGGCCGAGGACGTGGAGCATCTGGATCCGGCCAGTGCCGGCGGGGTGCATGCGTACGGGCTGAACCGGGTGTTCGCGCGGACGTTGCTCGCGACCGGCGCGTCCAACAACTTCGACGAGACGGTGCCCGTCCAGGCGGACGTGGCCGAGCGGGTGCCGACCAAGGAGAACGGCGGGATCAGCAAGGACGGGAAGACGTACACCGTCCGGCTGCGCGGGGACGTTCAGTGGGACACCCGGCCGGCGCGGGCGGTCGTCGCCGAGGACTTCGTGCGGGGGTTCGAGCGGCTGTGCAACCCGGCCGCGCCGTCGCCGTACCGGGAGTACTACATCGCGACCGTCGAGGGGATGGCGGAGTTCTGCGACGGCTATCAGGAGGTGCCGGACGACGACGCGGAGGCGATGGCCGCGTACCAGAAGGAGCACTCGATCGCCGGGGTGAAGGCAGACGGGGACCGCACGCTGGTGTTCACGTTGATCCGTCCGGCCACCGACTTCCTCAACATGCTGGCGCTGCCGTCCGCCGTCGCGGCGCCCGAGGAGTACGACCGGTACGTGCCGGACGGCCCCGAGTTCCGGCGGAACACCATCTCGAACGGGCCGTACCGGATCGCCTCGTACCAGCCCGGCCGTTCCTACGTCCTGGAGCACAACCCGGCATGGCGGGCCGCCTCGGATCCGCTGCGGGAACGGCACGTCGACCGGATCCGGATCACGTTCGGGGTGAACGACCCCGAGGAGGTGCAGCGGCAGATCGAGCGGGGGACCGCCGACCTGTCCTGGGACCAGCCGGTGCCGGTGGCGGCGATCCGGCGGCTGCGCGGGACGGACGGCTTCACGTTCCGGCAGGTCCCGGGGATCGCGCCGTACCTGGTGATGGACGGCCGGAACGGGCCGACCGCGGACCGGCGGGTCCGGCAGGCCGTGCAGTACGCGGTGGACCGGACCGCGGTGATCCGGGCGTTCGGCGGCCCGGAGGCGGCCCGCCCGCTGCACACGCTGATCGCGCCCGGCAACACCGGGTACTTCGAGCACATCGCCTACCCGTCGCCCGGTGACGCCGGTGATCCGGCCCGCTGCCAGGACCTGCTCGGCAAGGCCGGCCATGAGGACGGGCTGGAGCTGACCCTGGCCGCCCACGGCCACGAGGACGTCGCCGAGGCCGTCAAGGAGAGCCTGGCGGACTGCGGCATCAAGATCGAGCTGCGCGACGAGGAGACGGACGCCGACCTCGCCCTGGTGACCCCGCGACCCGACTGGTTCGGCAACAACGGCCGTTCCGCGCTGGCACCGCTCCTGGAGGACCACCCCGACCTGTACGTGCGGCACATGCTCAAGGAGTCCCTGAACGCCTCCGCCCTCGACCGCGCCACCGGCCTGTGGAACCAGCTCGACCGCCTGGCCATGCAGAACGCCTCCATCGTCCCGCTGGTCGACCGCGCCGTCCCGATCCAGCACTCCGCCCGCGTCCGCGGCGCCCGCTTCCTGCCCCCCGCCCAGACGTAC
- a CDS encoding phosphotransferase family protein → MGRRSEDVRELVAAYLHGYEVRSVTLLGEGEDNVAYEVNGELIVRFGKDSDAEERAGRVEGEARLLTAVAGLSPLPVPEPCFTVAQEGCLAYFKLPGVPLIDLPLRERSERSGSVGAVLGELLTALHSVRHDEATRLVEVDDHPKDLWLREAAEAYAAVGDRVPQTHRPAVEEFLAAPPPTDGYDLVFSHNDLGIEHVLVDPATGTVTGVIDWSDAAIVDPAYDFGLLYRDLGPHALDRALAGYRAEAPDRQALRARATFYARCTVFTDLAYGIETGRDEYLHKSLTALEWLFPPQAAPSR, encoded by the coding sequence ATGGGTCGCCGGAGTGAGGATGTCCGCGAGCTCGTGGCCGCGTACCTGCACGGCTATGAGGTCAGGTCGGTGACGCTGCTCGGTGAGGGCGAGGACAACGTCGCCTACGAGGTCAACGGCGAGCTGATCGTACGTTTCGGCAAGGACTCCGACGCGGAGGAACGAGCCGGTCGAGTGGAGGGCGAGGCCCGTCTGCTGACGGCCGTGGCGGGCCTGTCGCCGCTGCCCGTTCCCGAGCCGTGCTTCACGGTCGCGCAGGAGGGCTGCCTGGCCTATTTCAAGCTCCCGGGCGTGCCGCTGATCGACCTCCCCCTGCGGGAACGGTCCGAACGGAGCGGCTCCGTCGGTGCGGTGCTCGGCGAACTGCTCACCGCGCTGCACTCCGTTCGGCACGACGAGGCCACCCGGCTGGTGGAGGTCGACGACCACCCCAAGGATCTGTGGCTGCGTGAGGCAGCAGAGGCATATGCCGCCGTCGGCGACCGGGTGCCCCAGACCCACCGCCCGGCCGTGGAGGAGTTCCTGGCCGCACCTCCTCCGACGGACGGGTACGACCTGGTGTTCTCCCACAACGACCTGGGGATCGAGCATGTCCTGGTCGACCCGGCGACGGGGACGGTGACGGGCGTCATCGACTGGAGCGACGCCGCGATCGTCGACCCGGCGTACGACTTCGGGCTGCTGTACCGCGACCTCGGCCCTCACGCGCTCGACAGGGCGCTGGCCGGCTACCGCGCCGAAGCCCCCGACAGGCAGGCGTTGAGGGCCCGTGCGACCTTCTACGCCAGGTGCACGGTCTTCACCGACCTGGCGTACGGAATAGAAACCGGCCGCGACGAGTACCTCCACAAAAGCCTCACCGCGCTGGAATGGCTCTTCCCGCCCCAGGCCGCGCCATCACGGTAG
- a CDS encoding GNAT family N-acetyltransferase gives MSRRLVSITLDNLDDLPLRCRRCVFWELDPVNGERAVEAGDPALEKEAWISSTLLEWGSCGKIVYVDGVPAGFVLYAPPLYVPRSVAFPTSPVSADAVLLMTAHVVPEFAGGGLGRMLVQGVAKDLVRRGVKAIEAFGDLKGEEGGCMVPADYLLSVGFKTIRPHHRFPRLRLELKSALSWREDVEVALERLLGSMTPEGALRPV, from the coding sequence GTGTCGCGTCGTCTCGTCAGCATCACGCTCGACAACCTGGACGATCTGCCGCTCCGGTGCCGCAGGTGCGTGTTCTGGGAGCTGGACCCGGTCAACGGGGAACGCGCCGTCGAGGCCGGCGACCCCGCCCTGGAGAAGGAGGCGTGGATCTCCTCCACGCTGCTGGAGTGGGGCAGCTGCGGCAAGATCGTCTATGTCGACGGAGTGCCCGCCGGTTTCGTGCTGTACGCGCCTCCGCTGTACGTGCCCCGTTCGGTGGCCTTCCCCACCAGCCCGGTCAGCGCCGACGCCGTCCTGCTGATGACCGCCCACGTGGTCCCGGAGTTCGCCGGCGGCGGTCTGGGCCGGATGCTCGTCCAGGGGGTCGCCAAGGACCTGGTCCGCCGCGGCGTCAAGGCCATCGAGGCGTTCGGCGACCTCAAGGGGGAGGAGGGCGGCTGCATGGTCCCCGCCGACTACCTGCTGTCGGTCGGCTTCAAGACCATCCGCCCCCACCACCGCTTCCCCCGCCTGCGCCTGGAGCTCAAGTCCGCCCTCTCCTGGCGCGAGGACGTGGAGGTCGCCCTGGAACGCCTCCTCGGCTCCATGACCCCCGAAGGCGCCCTCCGCCCCGTCTGA